The following proteins are encoded in a genomic region of Liolophura sinensis isolate JHLJ2023 chromosome 7, CUHK_Ljap_v2, whole genome shotgun sequence:
- the LOC135469649 gene encoding TLC domain-containing protein 4-like yields the protein MPKIEHFRFDTTYYPVAVVSCSAFLSLYKYVSPAISSRLCPGYTLLPPAKQIDWNTRVQSSVHAMIVSFMCAYSFVYDTEIADDPIWCDAPLVRTSCAIVVGYMASDLIIMTIHYKKVGEIFYLFHHGASVYAYYYVMTYGVLPYFANYRLLAEFSTPFVNQRWFLDALSYSKFDPVFMVNGIAMTATFFMVRIVSMPRYWHKVYSVYGTEPFLRLGHIRFVLVITCLVLDLINLFWFYKMCKGVRKVLYERMDKNRNIAAKIHTRGKYSERITSKRTHLDH from the exons ATGCCTAAGATAGAGCATTTCCGCTTTGACACAACCTACTATCCAGTGGCTGTGGTCAGCTGTTCTGCCTTCCTATCTCTGTACAAGTATGTCAGCCCAGCCATCTCGAGCAGACTGTGCCCAGGCTACACTCTGTTACCCCCAGCTAAGCAGATCGACTGGAACACGAG aGTTCAGTCCAGTGTCCATGCCATGATCGTCAGCTTCATGTGTGCCTACTCCTTTGTCTATGACACTGAGATTGCGGATGATCCCATATG gTGTGACGCTCCCCTTGTGAGGACAAGCTGTGCAATTGTTGTGGGATACATGGCATCGG aCTTGATTATTATGACGATTCACTACAAAAAAGTTggggaaatattttatttattccaccATGGAGCTTCTGTGTATGCTTACTACTACGTGATG ACCTATGGTGTTTTACCTTATTTTGCTAATTATCGTCTCCTGGCTGAATTTTCCACACCATTCGTCAATCAGAG GTGGTTTCTGGATGCTTTGAGTTACTCCAAGTTCGACCCTGTTTTCATGGTGAATGGTATAGCCATGACGGCCACGTTTTTCATGGTGCGCATTGTGTCTATGCCGCGCTATTGGCACAAGGTGTACTCTGTGTACGGCACGGAGCCATTCCTGCGCCTAGGACACATCCGTTTCGTCCTGGTGATAACCTGTCTGGTCCTGGATCTCATTAACCTCTTCTGGTTTTACAAAATGTGCAAGGGCGTGCGGAAAGTGTTGTACGAACGCAtggacaaaaacagaaacatcgCAGCAAAAATTCA TACAAGAGGAAAATACAGTGAACGCATAACCTCAAAACGGACTCACCTGGACCATTGA